The DNA window ATCCAGGTACTCTCAGAACCAAATATTATGAGGAGCCTAGATCATCCGAATATCATTCAATTATTTCAGATCATTGAAACTCAGAGAAATATTTACATCATAATGGAATACACAGATGGGGGACAGTTATTTGGCCATATTCCACCAGGTGGCATGCAGGAGGGAAACGGCCCGCAGATTTTTCAAACAGGTGGTGGGTGCCTTGGACTACTGCCACAACAAGGGAATTGTGCACCGAGACCTTAAGCCAGAGAACGTCATGGTGGATGCCAGAGGCAACATAAAACTTATTGACTTTGGCCTCAGCACCTGGTTTACCTCTGGCCAAAATCTCAGCCACTTCTGGGGCACTCTCTCACATCTTGCCCCCGAAGTGGTCCTGAGGCAAGCACATGAGGGCCCCCAAGTTGACATCTGGAGCCTGGGCATCATGCTATATTTTTTGTTGACTGGGACCCGCCCTTTTGTGGGGCGCACCACTCAGGATTTACTGAGGCAGATCGTGCTTGGAACATACAACATTCCTCACCATGTTCCAGTGGAGGCACGTCGACTTATCCATCAAATACTGACCCTGAACCCCAGGAAACGGCCCACAGCCAAGCAAATTCTTCAGCACCCATGGCTGACACAGGGTGAGCAGTATGTACCCCAGCATTTTACTGAGGCACTCACCAAACATCCAGACCCAGAAATAATGACCATTCTGTGTGATCTGGGTTATGATCCATACAAGACCTGGGTGTCTCTGGGCACTAGGAAATTCAATACAGCCATGGCGACATACCTTATATTAAAGCACCAGAAAAGCCAGGGGCCAGGCTGCATGTTCCAGGGGAAGCCTGTGCCTCCAAGGGTTAAGCCTCACTCATGCCCCATGGATCTTTCCCATTTCACTGGCATCACCAAAAGGAGTCTTAGCGAGCCTGTGCTTCCCACCTTCCCCATGCCTCAGCTGCCTGAGGAGGCCAAAAGGGCAGGGAAAAAGGCTATGAGAAGGGCCGGCCTTCTGGCCATTTATCTCCACTTCCTGACTACAAGGACCACGGTGCCTGATATACCCACCCAGTCTGACTCTGGGCAACAGCATGCCAAGAGGAAGCACTGGAAGTGGGTGGTTAGGTGGTTAGGTTTCTTGTGTCCAAAAACTGTGCTGCTGCATACCATGTGTCAGCAATAAGGTGGCTCTAATGTAAGGGGGAAGAAATATTCCAGATGCCTAATAAGTGTGGCTCTGATGAAGTGGAGAGGTAAAACCAGAGAGCTAAAATAGTGGACAGCCAGAAGACATGATCAGTTGACCCTGACATCTCAGCCTGGGCATGAGTCATATGGACTCTGAAGACCTGCAGAAGCTAA is part of the Callospermophilus lateralis isolate mCalLat2 chromosome 1, mCalLat2.hap1, whole genome shotgun sequence genome and encodes:
- the LOC143641968 gene encoding LOW QUALITY PROTEIN: sperm motility kinase 2B-like (The sequence of the model RefSeq protein was modified relative to this genomic sequence to represent the inferred CDS: deleted 1 base in 1 codon); amino-acid sequence: MHSQNIQMPSSCKKKMVKDHYEFLGVIGQNIFSQIKLARHHLTGAEVAVKVVCKSEKNIQVLSEPNIMRSLDHPNIIQLFQIIETQRNIYIIMEYTDGGQLFGHIPPGGMQEETARRFFKQVVGALDYCHNKGIVHRDLKPENVMVDARGNIKLIDFGLSTWFTSGQNLSHFWGTLSHLAPEVVLRQAHEGPQVDIWSLGIMLYFLLTGTRPFVGRTTQDLLRQIVLGTYNIPHHVPVEARRLIHQILTLNPRKRPTAKQILQHPWLTQGEQYVPQHFTEALTKHPDPEIMTILCDLGYDPYKTWVSLGTRKFNTAMATYLILKHQKSQGPGCMFQGKPVPPRVKPHSCPMDLSHFTGITKRSLSEPVLPTFPMPQLPEEAKRAGKKAMRRAGLLAIYLHFLTTRTTVPDIPTQSDSGQQHAKRKHWKWVVRWLGFLCPKTVLLHTMCQQ